ATACTATCAGATTTTTCTTGTAATAGTTTATTATCACACAATAATTTAGGTACTTTAGGTTCAACAAAAATATTATAGCCCATGAAACTAATAATAATAATTCCTATACCTAAAAAACAATTTTTGAGAACTAAGGATAAATTATTATTTTTTCGTTCAGATTGATTATCAAGGTTAATATTTTCATTATTTTGAGAATATTTTGTTAACAAATTTTTAATCGTGTTTTGTAATTCTACATTGTCGGGACGCTCTTGAGAAAGAATTTCTAGTAAGTTTTTTAGTTTTCCTCTAGTTTCTGCCCAATTAATAAGGTTAAAAACTATTGATTGAGTTGTTGTTTCACTATTAACAATAGTATCTATATTTTCTTCTAAAGAATACATTACTATTTGTGCCAAATCATCTTTAGTTGGATAGGCTTTAACAATAGATTTAACTAATTTCTGATATTCAACACCTGATAATTTCATAAATCAATCTCCTAATTAAACTAATTTTTCTTGCTCTCTTCCACAGGATTAATTAAAGGAATAACTAAATTATACACAATCAACAAAATTGATCCATAAACAGGATTATAAAAACTCAAAGTATTAAAAGGTTCTCCTAAAGCAAATACCCAAACGATAAAAGCAATTGTAGAAATGCTCGTTTGTTTAATCGCTAGAGGCTTTTTGGGTTCAAAGGTTTGCTTGAGAATATAAACAGCAGTTAATGCGATAAAGATCATGAATAAAATCCATAATATAGTATTTGTGGGTATATTACTAGCACCTTTAATTAGTCCTGTCATGGCAATCCAAGCGCCGACAATTTCAGTGGGAATATATTTCATTAACTTATCAAAATAGCCGTCTAATTTTGCTTCTTCGCCCTTAGCTTCTAGTTGACTGATAATAATTCTGCGTCCCATAGTAACTCCTTAAATTAATTTAAAAAATGTTTAATTTCTTGATAAATAGCAGCAAATAAAATGCCCTCTCTAATTGAGCCAAAAGTTTTCGATTTTTGGGCATGATGTAAGGCTACTAAATACCAATTTTCATCAAAACAAGGTGAACCACTTGATCCTACGGCCGTTTTATTCACATATTGAACTAAACCGCTATTTTGATAAACTCCGGTAATACCATCTTGACTAACTGATAATTTCATTGAGTCTCCTTCAGGATGTTGTAGGACACTGATTCCCATCTTTTCCATAGGTAATTTTTGACCATCCCAACGAGCAGGTTTAATGTCTGTTGCTTGAGTAATTTTCGATTCTACTTGTAATAAAACATAATCTAAATCTTCTGTTTTACTAGAGCATAAGATTGGGTTTTCTCTATCTAATTGAAAAGATTTACCTTGGGTTTCTACTCCATTATCTGAAGTTAAGCAGCCAAATTTTAAAATGGCATTTAAAGCATTATTTTCTAGGTTATCTTCTTCACTATATTTTAAAACATGATAATTAGTTAAGACTTTATTAGGAGTAATTAAAACTCCTGTTCCCATGATGTTACGATAGAGAATTTCAATACGACAAACTGAAGATGATTGGGCGATCGCTCCTTTTAAAAATCCCACATCCCAATAATCTGGTTGAGGTTGTAGCCAACTTTGGAGTTGAATTTCATCGGTTTCTCCACGCCAGTTAATATCGGGTCCAAAGTCTGGTTTCTTGATGGCAGAATCTACAATAAACCTTTTCTTGATAACCATAGACTCATAAAATTCTTTGAGTTCAGGATTACCCGGATTAGTTTCATAAGCTGCTATAATTAGACGCGAGATTTTGCCTCTAGGAATTGCCCATTTTGTCACTAGATTAAATACTAACTGGGTGAGATTGCCACCTCCAGCGATCGCCTCTAAATTTTCTGCTAATTCAAACTGAACCATCATTGCTAAATCCTCTTGAGTGGGATAAGCACTAATGATGGCATTCACTAATTTTTTTAACTCAGTACCAGATAGATTCATAGGATTAAAGCATCTTATACTACAAAATCCTCCCCAGACAGATTTTAGCATAACCTGGGTACAGTGATTTGTGATACTTGTGATTCCATTATTAATTCTTAATATTATATTGCCGATGCCTACCCAATTTATTTAGGAGGATGTTTTAAAAGTTTTCGGCGATTAGAAATCGGGAGTTGCTGAATTGAGGTATAAAATTCCCAAATTGAACCTTTAAAACTCTTACCTTTGCGTCTTTGCGCCTTTGCGCCTTTGCGTGAGACTAAAATTCATACCCTTAATCAGCAACGCCAAATCGCTACTACACAAACAAAGTCCACCGGCGTGGAGTAATGAAAAATCAAGACTTTTGAACCCAAGTTTGCGTAGCGTTCCGAAGGAATAGGTGGGTTTCGTCACTATTTAATTTCGCTATGTTTGCAGTGAGCAATGTCAGCGATAAACTATGTTTGCAATTAACTGATTTATTTTTACTCTAAATATAGTCTGAAAGATTCAGAATAAGTCTCACGCAAAGGAAAAATTAAATTTCTCTGTGCCTCTGCGTCTCTGCGTGAAATAAATTCATATTCTTAATCAGCAACGCCAAGGATTATGAAAGAACAGCTACTATGGGAATTGGAACAGGTAAATCTGCGTTTGAAGTCTGCAAAAACCAGAGTAACAATTCGGGAATCAAACGGATGTCTGCAATTACGGGCAACTTTACCCATTAAACCGGGAGATGAGGATACAAGGGGAACGGGAAGAAAACAATACAATATCACTTTGAATATTCCTGCTAACTTTGATGGACTGAAAACTGCTGAAGAGGAAGCTTATGAATTAGGAAAGTTAATTGCTAGAAAAAGTTTTATTTGGAATGATAAATATTTGGGAAATGAGACAATTAAAAAGGAGTTAATAACTATTGGTGAGTTATTGGCAAGGTTTGAGGAGGAATATTTTAAAACCCATAAACGCACGAATAAAAGTGAACATACTTTTTTCTATTATTTTTCTCGAATTAAGCGTTATACAAATGCTGATGATTTGGCAATTGGGGAAGTTTTGATTAATGCGATTGATAAGATAGATAAGGAATGGGCTAAATATAATGCGGTGAGGGCTATTTCTGTATTTTGCCAACTTTTTAAAATAGAGATTAATTTAACTAATTATTCTAAAGTTCCTGAAAGTAATTCCCGCAATGTTCCTACAGATAAGGACATAGTTACGGGATTTTACAAGTTTGATGAATATCTAAATAATCGAGGTAAACAAGTTAATCAAGATGTGAAAGATAGTTGGCAACTTTGGCGTTGGACTTATGGAATGTTGGCGGTTTTTGGTTTACGTCCCAGAGAACTTTTTGTTAATCCTCATATTGATTGGTGGTTAAGTGATGAAAATCTAGATTTAACTTGGAAGGTTGATAAAAATTGTAAAACTGGTGAAAGAGAAGCCTTGCCTTTATATAAAGAATGGATTGATGAATTTGATTTAAGAAATCCTAAATATTTGGAAATGTTGGCGATCGCAATTAGTAAAAAAGACCAAAATAATCATGCAGAAATCACGGCTTTAATCCAAAGGGTGAGTTGGTGGTTTAGAAAAATTGGATTAGATTTTAAACCCTATGATTTACGTCATGGTTGGGCAATTCGAGCGCATATTTTGGGAGTTCCTATTAAGGCTGCGGCGGATAATTTGGGTCATAGTGTGCAGATTCATACGAAAACTTATCAACGTTGGTTTTCTTTAGATATGCGGAAGTTGGCAATTAATCAGGCTTTGAGTAAACGGAATGAGGTGGAGTTGATTAAGGATGAAAATACAGGGTTGAAAATGGAGAATGAACGGTTGAAGATTGAGGTGGAGAAGTTGAGGATGGAAATGGTTTATAAACGGAGTTAAGTTTGGTTAATTAAGAATCTCATTTTTGTGTGATGTGGTTTCATTTTTTGGCGTTGCTGAAACTAAACCAGCAACACCAAAAATAATTATATGATGTGCGATCGCTGTGTTTTTAACACATATCGCATCATCAATTAATCACCTATTATCTACTGTAATCACAGATTTGAGGAGGTTCTTTACCTGATAACAGTCCGGTAACTTCAAAAGGTTTGCTAGAATTGCTAGGATCAAAAGAGATTAAAGAAGCATCAATCACTTTAAAATCACCAGGTGCATTCAAGCGCCATAATTTCGGAGTTTTACCTACAGGAAAGGGTTGATCATAACAGTAAGCATTAGTATCACCGTGAACCAATAACACTGGTTTATCTAAATTTGCCGCCAATGTCTGCAATTGTTCACAGAATCCTTTATACGCATGATTATTTAAACATCTGCTGAAAACATCATTCGTGCTGCCATCAGGAGCAAAAGGATCTAATTGAGTCGCTACAACTACAGCCGATGTATCGCTATCTTTTGCCATTTCAAAAGCATGATTAAGCCAAATAGCATTCTCTTTATCCCGTTCATCAACTAATTGATTAACTTTGATAGGATCATCAAGAAGTATCTCAGTGCGTCCATTATCAGTGCTGACGATATGTTGTGTTACAAAACGGACACCTTTATACCACCAAGTTTCATTTTCAGGTAAAGTGGCTTGTTCTTCATATCGCCATTCAGGATTGAGGGTTTTAGGTTTACTAAAGAACACCTTTCTAATTGCGTCTAGTCTTTCCAACTCTGATTTTCTAACAGTTAGACCTTCCCGATCGCAATCAGTCCAATCATTATCTCCTGGTGTAAAAAACACAGGTTTAACTATATCGGTTTTCCAAAATGTCTTATTCTTCTCCAACCAAGTATCATAACAAGTATCCTGGGGACGACCAAGATCACCCAAATGAATCACAAAGGATATATCTTCACGTTGGCGGAATTTAGGCGCAATATCTTGGATCAAAACTTGCTCATCAGTTCTACCATCTGCTAACTTTGCGAAATAAGGTATATCACCATAGGCTGCAAAAGTTACTTTTTCAGCAGCGGCCAAACTTTCAGAATTTATACCAGTTACGAAAACTGATAAAAATACCAAAATACTTGCAGCCAACTTAAGTATCAGGGGATGCTGAGAATTTAAGATTGTTTTCATTGACCAGATGTTGTAAAAACTAAGTTTATCAGTATTTTACTATGTCTGATCATTCACTACAACACTACGGAATATTAAATATCTATAAAGATATTTCAGAATTAACTGCCATTACCTAAAGATTAGACCTCTCCAGAAATTAGGTTTTCAGCTAGACAGATTCAGAGTTTCAGATTCTTTTTCAGAGATGTCTATTAGAGTCTTTCAGAGCATCTTAGCGCGAAATTTTCATGAAAGCACACTTTAATAAACTCAAAATAGTTGTAATTGTAGTTGTTATAATCAAAACAAAATGACAGGTGGTTGAAAATGGAGAATGAACGGTTGAAGATTGAGGTAGAGAAGTTGAGGATGGAAATGGTTTATAAACGGAGTTAAGTTTGATTAACCAAGAATATTATTTTTGTGAGGTGTGGTATAACTGGTCAATGAAGAATTATCTCAACCACCTAGCCGAAAAAATGCTATCTTTAGAATATTATTTGTCTTTAAAATATCCCATGTCTATTTATCCAGAAGAGGACGGAGGATATACAGTGATGATTCCTGACTTACCAGGTTGTATGATTCAGGGAGACAATTTAGAAGAAGCAATAGAAAATATTAATGAAGCGCGAGAGTTATGGATAGAAACTGTTTATTGTAGTGGTAAACAACAAATTCCTTTACCTTCTAAACTAATTTCTATAATTAATTCGTGAACAACCATCAAAAATTTTATCCAAACTGCTGACAACATAATCAACCAGGAGATCAGTCTATGGAAAGTATGAAAATTAAAACACACATTGGTAATGATAAAATTCTCAAAGTTGAACTTCCTGATGAATTTGCCAATGAAGAGTTAGAAATAGTAATTGTATTTCAACGTATTGCAGAAAAATCATTACAATCTGCAAGTAAAACACCAGAAGAATTAGGATATTCTCGTAGATTTTTGGAAGAAGTGATAGGTAGTTGGGAAGGTGAGCCGCTTGAACTTCCAGAACAGCTTCATTTTGAAGAACGGGAGGAAATTCAAGGTTTATAAATTTGCTACTATCAAATCTTGACACTGAGTAAAATTATACTGTAGAATTATCCTAAATCAAATTGAATGGGAATTGCTATATACATGATCAACCAACAAAATACCAGTAATAAAGTTATTCAAGAACGACAAAACAAAGTTAGTGAAAAAATCATCGCTTCATTTGATATAGTTGCACAAGATAGAAGTAATTATTTTACTAAAAATCCTTATCAAGATCAAAGACCTTCCATAGAATCAGCTAATTCAATTGTTAATGGTTATGCAAAACGGAATGGAGGGATATCAGTAGCAGCTAATTTAGTACCAGCAGGTCCATTGGGAATATTAGCAGTTGCTCCAGAAATTATCACAGTCATGCGAAACCAAATTGCCATGATTTATGATGTGGGTGTAGCTTATGATAAGCAGCAATATTTAAACAAGGAACTATTAGCTGGTGTCTTGATTTCTTCATTGGGTACAGGATTAATTACCCCCGGCATCAATGCAGTAGCAAATAGAGTTATTATTGCTCAAGGTAGTAAAATTATCACTAGAAAATTAACCCCGTCCATATTTAAACGTATAGTTCATCAATTGACAGGAAATGTAGTCAACAGTGCAACGAAATCAATTGTTAGTAAATATTTACCTGGAGTTGGTGCTACTGCTATGGGTTTATGGTCAGCCTATTCAACTAAACAAGTAGGTAATAAGGCTATTCAAATATTTGAAAAAGAAATTGAGATATTAGATGAGACTGAATCATTAAATGAATGTAGCATTGAATATACTGATAATCTTTTTCCTACATCTGACATAGAAGCAAATAATATAACAGGAGAAAGACTAGAATTATTAAAGATTAAAACCCTGATTAATTTAATGAAAGTTGATGGTAGTGTTGAGCCTCAAGAAAAAGAATATCTCAAGACGATTATTACCAATGCTAATTTAACATCGGCAGAAATTCAGGAAATCAAAAATTTATTATCCTCTCAGAGAATAGAAGTAGATTATTCATTAATAGCTAAATATCCCGATGATGCTTTAGGTTTATTAATTGATTTGATCGCACTTGCAAAGCGTGATGGAGATTTTCACATAACGGAAAAAATGTACATTAAGCAAGTGGGAAAGTTAATGGGATTTTCTGAGGTAGATGTTGCAGAACTGATGTTAGCTTATTAAAACTTCAGTAAAATGGTTTAATTTATCTCCTATTTTTAGAGAGTATGTTAGAATAAATCCCTGATCAGAAAAATTAAAACTACAAATCATGAACGCCATAGAACTATTTCCCACCCTGCGAAATCTAAATCGTGCCGACAAACTAAAAGTAATGCAGTTTCTAGTTTCCGAATTATCTAGGGATGAAGAACCATCATTAGAACAGGGAGCAACCTATTCTATTTTATCACCGCTTAATTCCCATGCCGCCGCACATCAACTTGCCCAACTACTAGAAGCCGACGAACAAAAGTAAAATGACTAAAACTCAAAGATTTTCCTTTACAGAGGGATATGATACCTTTGGTGTTCCTGATGCTCTACCAAAGTTACCATTAACACTTACTTATCGTAACTCATCAGTAGACGTTTCCGGTTTATTGGATACTGGCGCAAGTGTTAACGTTCTGCCATACAGTGTAGGTATCCAGCTAGGTGCAATTTGGGAGGAACAAACTACTTCTGTGATATTGGCTGGCAATTTAGCACCAGTAGAGGCAAGAGGTTTACTGGTATCTGCCCAGATTGGATCATTTGAGCCTGTTCGCTTAGTTTTTGCGTGGTGCTTATCTGATGATGTACCTTTATTATTAGGGCGTATGAACTTCTTTTTAGAGTTTGATGTGTGTTTTTACCGTGCAGATTTGGCTTTTGAGGTACATTCAAGAAAAGGGCGTTGCTGAATTGAGGTATGAAATTCCCAAATTGAACCTTTAAAACTCTTACCTCAGTGCGTCTTTGCGCCTTTGCGTGAGACTAAAATTCATACCCTTAATCAGCAACGCCTCAAGAAAAGAATAATGCAAACCTTAAACATCAATCAAACTATCACTGCTTGGTCATCCATTGCTGAAAATGTTTTTGTCCCTCACACAGAAGCAGAATATGAATACTTGGTTAATATACTTGATACTCTCATTGATCAAGTTGGTGAAGATGAAACCCATCCTCTTGCATCGCTTATGGAAGTTATTGGTGCATTAATTGAAAACTATGAAAATGAACATATTCCTGAGTTATTGTGATCTATAAAAATATGCTAGAAAAACTAATTCTTCATAATTTCAAAAGCCATAAATCTACAGAACTCAATTTCGATAGTTCCCGATTACATGGACTCGTAGGAAAAAATAGTGCAGGTAAAACAAGTGTGTTACAAGCATTGCATAATCTAAGTAAACTTGTCAATTCTAAATTATTCATAACAACATTTATAAATGAAAATTCACCTCAATTTCTTACAAAAATTGGGGAAAAATATATGTCTTTGACTGCAAGTGGTTTTTGGAAAGATCCAAATCAAGATATTTGGGAAATCTCCTATAGCTGGAAGCAGGATAATAGTAAACGTTGGATTCCAAAAACATCATGGAAAATATGTGAAAATGAAGATAGTTTTGAAAAAGAAACATACATTACATACCCTCATATATTTCGTGAATATTTACCACCTATTGTTTACCTAAAATTAGTGGCCAACAATCTTGCAAAACCAGCTTACAGTGATGAAGTCACACCAAGAGTTGAATTTGACGGATCAGGATTAGCACCTACCTTAGATTTTCTCCGTGATGAAGCCCCAGATAAATTTCAATTAATAGAAGAAAAGCTGACTCGAATTGTCCCAAATGTCCGCAAAGTTGGCATAAAACGAGCAAAAGTTCCAGTCATTCGTCAGCGATTAATCGAAGTTAACGGTAAACCTATTTCCTATGAAGAAACTCAGGAAATGACAGAACAAGAAATTGTGCTAGATATGAATACAGGTGAACGTATTCCAGCCCATGCAATTAGCGATGGAACAATGTTAACGTTAGGATTATTAACTGTATTAATGAATCCTAATCAACCTAATTTAGTTTTATTAGATGATGTGGAACAGGGACTTCATCCTCAAGCACAACGTGAGTTAATGACAGTTTTCAAAGAAATCATTGCCGAAAATCCCAACCTGCAAATTATTTTTTCTACTCATTCCCCTTATATTATTGATGCACTTGCTCCTTCTCAAGTCCACATATTAAATAATAGTAAATCAGGTTTCACAGTTTCCAAACGTTTAGATGAATATCCTGATGTAGAATGGGCAAAAGAAACCTTAACAACAGGTGAATTTTGGGATGCTGAAGGTGAAGATTGCGTGGTAGAAGGAGAAGTCAGTGATTGAGTTTATTGTCATAGTTGAAAGTGGTGCAGATTCCAGAACAGCTACTAAATTAGCCGAGCGAGTTTTACAAGAAAAATTTGATTGGTTAGATGATGATATTCTGCAACATTGTTTTCAGTGGAGTGGGTTAGTGTGTCTGAGTGAAAACTATTATAGACCTGAGAGCGATCGCTTCGCTCGCCGTAGGCATCGCACGGCAAGCTTCACAATGGCGTAAAAGATGGCTCGAATTTAGGTTAATGGTAGACATTGCCCATTTTCTTATTTGCCTGGGTTTTATGCCTTTTTATTCAATTCAAATTTCACGCCGGTGAGTTGTTCTGATACAACCCATAGTTTTTGAGCGATCGCTCGATCTTTGGATAACTGATTTGATTCCACCTTGACTGGATAGCCACTTATCTCCATAAATCCATTGGGACCGAAATATTCCGTCCCTTTCAAACCTTCTTCAATTGCCGCCCGCAGAGTTGGTAATGCGCCCATTGTGATATCTTGAGCAAAGATACCATTGAGATATTTCATCACATCACCCGCCGTTCTCTGCAATTCAGTTGCAGTCCAACCCGGATGTGAAGCAGTTACAAGGGTGTTTATCCCTTGCTCTTTTAGTTTCCGGTCGAGTTCGTAGGTAAAATAAAGATTAGCAAGTTTGCTATCACCGTAAGCCGTCCATTGGGCATAATTTCTCTTTTCCCAATTCAAATCATCGAAATCTAGTTTGCCAAAATTATGTGCGCCGCTGGAAACATTGACAATTCGTGAACCTTGCGTGCTAATCAAAAGTTTTAAAAGTTGTCCCGTCAAAGCAAAATGTCCGAGATGATTAGTTCCAAATTGTAATTCAAAACCATCTTTTGTTTTTGAATACGGCGGAATCATCACACCCGCATTATTAATCAATAAATCCAAACGTGAATAATTTTTCTGAAAGTTTTCTGCGAAATTTTTAACCGATGCTAAATTCGCCAAATCAAGTTCCATTACCCGAACATCAGCATCTTTATTCTGTTGAATAATTTTCGCCAACGCCTTATTTCCTTTATCCAAATTACGAACCGCAATGATCACCGATGCTTGTTTATTAGCTAAAACCCGCGCCGTTTCATAACCGATACCGCTACTTGAACCTGTGACAATTACTATTCTGCCTTTTTGACTGAGAATATTTTCTGTGTTCCATTTTTCATTTTTCATCATCATAAGATAGTTAAATTAACTAATTTACACAAATAACCGTCACATTCAACTTAGTGAAAATATTTAATTTTTCAGCTTTGTTTAAGGCAACTTTATCTAAGTATAATATCCTAAACTCATTTTAAACCACTATCTGCGCCGCAAAATGTGAAAAGAATCTTAATAATTTATCGAAACTTACCTGAAAATAACTCTAATTGTAGTTGCTATAATCAAAACAAACTTAGAAAAATCCTCATATGATAGCCATTCCTCAACAACCGCAAAAAATGACCATTGAAGAATATCTTGCATGGGAACTTGACCAGGATATTCGCTATGAATATATCAATGGCGAAGTCTTTGCCATGACTGGTGGTACAATTCCCCATAATGATCTTGCTCTCAATCTTTACAGAAACCTATATCCACATCTGCGTCCTAGAGGTTGTCGAGTCAATGTATCAGATGTGAAAGTGCAAGTTACCCCTAAAAGCCCATACTTCTATCCTGATCTTATCGTTAGTTGTCACCCTGATGACCTTAATGCCCGCAAATTTATTCAAAACCCTAAATTGATTGTTGAAGTTCTTTCTCCTGGTACAAGTAATAAAGATAGAGGAGAAAAATTCAGATATTATTTAACAATGCCTAGTTTACAAGAATACATCTTGATTGATTCCGAAAAAATATCTGTTGAACGTTACTGTCGAGGAGAAGGAAGAATGTGGCTTTACTATCCCTACACTACTGGAGACATCATCACTTTATCAAGTATTGAATTTGAATTTCCCATAGAAATACTTTATGATGGTGTAGGATTGGAAATAGAAACGTAAAAATATGTTTCCAACATAAGTTTGATAAATGTCAGTTAAAATTTAATCCCTTATTAAAACTATGGCCAAGCGGAAAAAAAGCAATCTTCAATGGATTAAAGAAACCCTAGAATTAAGCCCAGATCATCATTGGGAAGGTCCTGATGATTATAAGATTTTTGTAGCTGGGAGAGGCGCGGTTCGCTTCAATGTTCCCCAAAATTGGGTATTTGAACCACAAGAAAAATCTTTTAAGTTCATGGATAAAAAACCACCTGATGATGATTGTTGTTTAGAGGTATCTTACAATCATTTACCCCCGAATGACTGGACACTGTTTCCCCTTAAACACACTTTGAAGAAAATCATGGAAGATGATAGCCGTGATGTGATTGAAAGAGGAGAAGTGATTACTGTTAAGCGACAAACAGCCCGGATTATGTGGTGTGAAATTAAATTTATTGACACTCAAGCTGAACCCAGGGAAGCTTTTTCTCGGACTTGTGTGGGTTTGGGTTCAAATATTCAATGTTTAATTACCTTTGATTATTGGGCAGATCAAGCAGAACAATTAATCCCGATTTGGGATGAAGTAATGCGGAGTTTGACACTAGGATTATATATCAGAGATCCGAGAACTGGTTTAGCTTTTCCCGATTAAAATGCCGAAAAAACAACCTCAGCGTGGATTTTTGTGAATTGGACTTTAGAC
The DNA window shown above is from Anabaena sp. WA102 and carries:
- a CDS encoding effector-associated domain EAD1-containing protein, encoding MNLSGTELKKLVNAIISAYPTQEDLAMMVQFELAENLEAIAGGGNLTQLVFNLVTKWAIPRGKISRLIIAAYETNPGNPELKEFYESMVIKKRFIVDSAIKKPDFGPDINWRGETDEIQLQSWLQPQPDYWDVGFLKGAIAQSSSVCRIEILYRNIMGTGVLITPNKVLTNYHVLKYSEEDNLENNALNAILKFGCLTSDNGVETQGKSFQLDRENPILCSSKTEDLDYVLLQVESKITQATDIKPARWDGQKLPMEKMGISVLQHPEGDSMKLSVSQDGITGVYQNSGLVQYVNKTAVGSSGSPCFDENWYLVALHHAQKSKTFGSIREGILFAAIYQEIKHFLN
- a CDS encoding site-specific integrase; translated protein: MKEQLLWELEQVNLRLKSAKTRVTIRESNGCLQLRATLPIKPGDEDTRGTGRKQYNITLNIPANFDGLKTAEEEAYELGKLIARKSFIWNDKYLGNETIKKELITIGELLARFEEEYFKTHKRTNKSEHTFFYYFSRIKRYTNADDLAIGEVLINAIDKIDKEWAKYNAVRAISVFCQLFKIEINLTNYSKVPESNSRNVPTDKDIVTGFYKFDEYLNNRGKQVNQDVKDSWQLWRWTYGMLAVFGLRPRELFVNPHIDWWLSDENLDLTWKVDKNCKTGEREALPLYKEWIDEFDLRNPKYLEMLAIAISKKDQNNHAEITALIQRVSWWFRKIGLDFKPYDLRHGWAIRAHILGVPIKAAADNLGHSVQIHTKTYQRWFSLDMRKLAINQALSKRNEVELIKDENTGLKMENERLKIEVEKLRMEMVYKRS
- a CDS encoding metallophosphoesterase, producing MKTILNSQHPLILKLAASILVFLSVFVTGINSESLAAAEKVTFAAYGDIPYFAKLADGRTDEQVLIQDIAPKFRQREDISFVIHLGDLGRPQDTCYDTWLEKNKTFWKTDIVKPVFFTPGDNDWTDCDREGLTVRKSELERLDAIRKVFFSKPKTLNPEWRYEEQATLPENETWWYKGVRFVTQHIVSTDNGRTEILLDDPIKVNQLVDERDKENAIWLNHAFEMAKDSDTSAVVVATQLDPFAPDGSTNDVFSRCLNNHAYKGFCEQLQTLAANLDKPVLLVHGDTNAYCYDQPFPVGKTPKLWRLNAPGDFKVIDASLISFDPSNSSKPFEVTGLLSGKEPPQICDYSR
- a CDS encoding type II toxin-antitoxin system HicB family antitoxin, whose translation is MINQEYYFCEVWYNWSMKNYLNHLAEKMLSLEYYLSLKYPMSIYPEEDGGYTVMIPDLPGCMIQGDNLEEAIENINEARELWIETVYCSGKQQIPLPSKLISIINS
- a CDS encoding TerB family tellurite resistance protein translates to MINQQNTSNKVIQERQNKVSEKIIASFDIVAQDRSNYFTKNPYQDQRPSIESANSIVNGYAKRNGGISVAANLVPAGPLGILAVAPEIITVMRNQIAMIYDVGVAYDKQQYLNKELLAGVLISSLGTGLITPGINAVANRVIIAQGSKIITRKLTPSIFKRIVHQLTGNVVNSATKSIVSKYLPGVGATAMGLWSAYSTKQVGNKAIQIFEKEIEILDETESLNECSIEYTDNLFPTSDIEANNITGERLELLKIKTLINLMKVDGSVEPQEKEYLKTIITNANLTSAEIQEIKNLLSSQRIEVDYSLIAKYPDDALGLLIDLIALAKRDGDFHITEKMYIKQVGKLMGFSEVDVAELMLAY
- a CDS encoding AAA family ATPase; the encoded protein is MLEKLILHNFKSHKSTELNFDSSRLHGLVGKNSAGKTSVLQALHNLSKLVNSKLFITTFINENSPQFLTKIGEKYMSLTASGFWKDPNQDIWEISYSWKQDNSKRWIPKTSWKICENEDSFEKETYITYPHIFREYLPPIVYLKLVANNLAKPAYSDEVTPRVEFDGSGLAPTLDFLRDEAPDKFQLIEEKLTRIVPNVRKVGIKRAKVPVIRQRLIEVNGKPISYEETQEMTEQEIVLDMNTGERIPAHAISDGTMLTLGLLTVLMNPNQPNLVLLDDVEQGLHPQAQRELMTVFKEIIAENPNLQIIFSTHSPYIIDALAPSQVHILNNSKSGFTVSKRLDEYPDVEWAKETLTTGEFWDAEGEDCVVEGEVSD
- a CDS encoding SDR family NAD(P)-dependent oxidoreductase, whose translation is MMMKNEKWNTENILSQKGRIVIVTGSSSGIGYETARVLANKQASVIIAVRNLDKGNKALAKIIQQNKDADVRVMELDLANLASVKNFAENFQKNYSRLDLLINNAGVMIPPYSKTKDGFELQFGTNHLGHFALTGQLLKLLISTQGSRIVNVSSGAHNFGKLDFDDLNWEKRNYAQWTAYGDSKLANLYFTYELDRKLKEQGINTLVTASHPGWTATELQRTAGDVMKYLNGIFAQDITMGALPTLRAAIEEGLKGTEYFGPNGFMEISGYPVKVESNQLSKDRAIAQKLWVVSEQLTGVKFELNKKA
- a CDS encoding Uma2 family endonuclease, which translates into the protein MIAIPQQPQKMTIEEYLAWELDQDIRYEYINGEVFAMTGGTIPHNDLALNLYRNLYPHLRPRGCRVNVSDVKVQVTPKSPYFYPDLIVSCHPDDLNARKFIQNPKLIVEVLSPGTSNKDRGEKFRYYLTMPSLQEYILIDSEKISVERYCRGEGRMWLYYPYTTGDIITLSSIEFEFPIEILYDGVGLEIET